One segment of Belonocnema kinseyi isolate 2016_QV_RU_SX_M_011 chromosome 7, B_treatae_v1, whole genome shotgun sequence DNA contains the following:
- the LOC117176079 gene encoding protein kish-A: MSALFNFQSLLTVILLLICTCAYIRSIVPSVLDRNKVGFLGIFWKCARIGERKSPYVAFSCLFMAFSILFWS, translated from the exons TCGGCCCTATTTAATTTTCAGAGCTTGCTGACAGTAATTCTCCTGCTAATATGTACCTGTGCCTACATAAGATCCATAGTTCCGAGCGTGCTAGATAGGAACAAAGTTGG ATTCCTGGGAATCTTCTGGAAGTGTGCCAGGATTGGAGAGCGAAAGAGTCCTTATGTTGCATTCAGCTGCCTCTTCATGGCTTTCAGTATATTGTTTTGGTCCTGA